The Acropora palmata chromosome 3, jaAcrPala1.3, whole genome shotgun sequence nucleotide sequence TCCGGAATATTGTTGTTCATTATAATATTGGCCTTTCTATTTAACTATTCGACGAATAATATTCAGGCGCTCCTGGTGATTGTCAGGGGATTcacttaaaacaaaacaaaaaaaaccataaaaataGAGAAGCCAGGGGTCAGATGGACAGCAAACGATTTAAAATAACACGCAAAATATCCAGTTTGATGAACatcaatttcattcaaaatgttAAATATAAGTTCACACGGTTTCTCATTACTGAATATACAATGTTGCTAAACAATCCATTGTGCAATTTCCTTTCATCAAATTCGTAAAAGCAAAGTGCTCGTTTCTTCAACCGTTATGGATTGCAAAACCGGGATGTCAGATAGAAGGAACCCACCAACAcgacaaaagttgaaagtaaaCAAAGTTTGCACAGTTTAATATAAGAGTGCAAACTCAGAATATTGTTCGATATTCGCAAACCAAAGCTCGTTTACCAGCTTAAAATAGAAGTTTGGCCTTTTTCAGGAATCACTACCTGGTCGTTCTAGATGTTCTTTCCTGAGGTGAAGAAAACAGCAACGGTTGCGCCAAACTAAACGAAAATCCAATTCATTCCTCACTCGAACAACATATAAGATAGTTTTTGCGGTGATTGTTGTCCCAGTATTCTCTTCCATCTACTGCATAACAAAGAGCAAACTCCATTTTACACTTTTCGTGGCACGGCGAACCAAATTGTACGCAGAAAAAGAACGTATCCGTGGTCCCATCATTTGAAGTACAAAGATGATTAGCCTCCAGCTGGCGAATGGTTTTCCACTCGTCCGTGGTGTAATGAATCGTGATAACTTTGGAATAAGACACGTTTAAGACTCTCACAAATCCACGAACTATAAAATGGTCGCAAACTACACTTTCCAAGCAAACGTACTCTTGTCTAACCCTATCGAGGAAGTCGTCTCTTTTTTCTGGCTGCTCAAACAAACATGTGAGGTATCGAGTCTTAGAGGCAGTGTTACCTCGTTGCTTTCGTAAACAGCGATAGAGCCGTTTCTCTGGATCTTCCTTCCTAGCATCGATTTCTACAACTGAAACAAGTGAAAACCCCAATAAATCAGCGAATGTAACTCGCTTCTTTTTCCCCATGAGAAGTCCGATACATCAACTGGAATTTTCTGCTTGAGTCTTTGGTCTTCATCGCGTGTAAAGAATCTAGCAGGATCACCTTATTGCGTACGTGTGCGATGGCACGGTTTTGCACGTGACTGTTGCACGTGCGTAAACAACAACGCGATTTGCATAGAACAGAGCCCTCCAAAATAACGATTTGAGATGAAAATACATTTGAAAACATCTGCGACAAAAATTCGAAATTTCGGTCATCATTGCTGATCTTGGAGGCTGTAAGATGTAGATTAActactttgttttcaattctctTGAAGGAGGAGCGGGGTTTAGTTGAAAAGACActataaaaggaaagaaaattaaaatatttgttCTGGGCTAAGTTTTCTCGCAACATCAACCACGCATGGCAAATCAAGATCAGCTTATCGTTCGGTCACGAAAGGAGTGGAGAGTATGTCCGGTATTTAGCGCACACCGTAAACAATTAAATCTAAtataaaaaagagagaaagaaagaaaaaaacaaacaaataaacgaGATagagaaacaagcaaaataccCTTAATACAATATGATAATAACATGGGGAACAGCCTCAAAAATGAATGTCTGACGATCAGAGTACAAGCAGGGGAGTCGAGAAAGCGATCCACCTTACAGAGTGTTTTGATTCCAGCGGGATCAGGCTTATTTCGCCCCATCAATAAACATGATATCTTCACGTGAGCAAACCAGCAATTACAGGTTTGACTAGTGACGGCCTCTTCAATTCAGCCTTTTAAGGCGGACTTTGCCTCTGCTAAGTTGTTTACAGACTAAGGAAGGATGGCTGAGGCTGAAGTATTGCGAAAGAGAGGGTAGATGTAGAGTCACAACTGAAAAATGGACTAAGCTGTATGAAACTACCGTCACTAATACCTAAAAACGCGCATTAAAAGTCTTCAATCTTCGCTTAATGCAAACATTCGTAGAAAATAATCCCAATTCATACGCAAATTTTAAGTTATCTGACTCGCTTGGAAGCGTCGTGTTTTCCCTGTACTTAAAAGAACAGATCAACAAATAATGGAAAGAATTCCATCATTTTCGCAAATCGTTGTGAAGATAATGCTCTAAGCTTTCTCATCTTTCAAAGTTAAGAAATGTATTTCAACACATAGTCAGTTTCTGAATTTGCTGTCAATTTATGCCTTCTGTTTAAACaaagaggagaaaaaaaatgcacataTATATCAAAATCCAGTTTCCGGACAAcatgaaagatgaaaagacgatataaaaataataaaaaaatagaaggaattaaaaacaaagattGACGGTTTGTTATCACAGATTTATGGTGATGTAAACATCTCGGGAATTTAagacattttttccttctttggaaatgtgtttttctttggtaTATCTGCACCACATTTCATTGACCGTCAAAAGTTAACGAATTGAccgaaactgaaacaagtttTAAAGCGTTCAAACAGATCGTAGATATGAAAATGCACGAGGATGTGATTTCACAAGCCCTTCTTGACGAAAGCAACATCAGCGACGTTCAGCGTGACATATTGAACAAACATCATTCGCAAATAAGTGGAACAAAAGCGACGGAgctttcaaatttgttttctttgtcttcgCTTTCTtagttgagaaaaaaaaaaaatggcagatCATGTCGTTGTTGATTAAGGGCTTTAAAGAAAAGGCGTTTGCGGCGTCTTCTAGACTCGATGgcaatttttggaaaattcatTTAAATTCTAAGGGAGAGACTGTAAATGCCACTAGGGAGGGGTGGGCGAAGTTAATCACCTTTTTCAAATCCCTCATTTCGTACTCAAATCACCGAGAGCCAAATTACCTCCCCCCACTTTCCACTGACATGTTGTGCGTTTTCTATGGTTCCACGTTTTACTTGACCGGAacagttaattttttattgaatCTTATTTACGCAAATAAACATCCTTTcattcaaacaaaaatgttagGTATGAAGGCTCTTGAGGGGCAGTGTTATTGGCGGCGGAAGCAAAACCACTTTATGTTGTTGATTCGTTGAAAACAATTCAGAAGAAAAGGTCGCCAAAAATGGACCCAGTTTAGAATATCCGGCCGCGGGACAAGTCATTGTTTACTTACCACAGGGCAAAAACAACATTCGTGTCTCCTGCCTTTAAAAGCAACCCAGTTGTTAGTGAAATATGTCCGataaaattcagtaattttgacTGCGGTTCACAATAATCATTTGCCGAGTTAAACTTACGCCCAAGCTACACAGAACGAGGgtagagtgttttcacgtgcCGTCGCGGTGAAAAATCTAAACGAAGGAACGGCAGCCATTTTGGTGTCTCTAACTAATCCTGAACTTAACTCTTATGCAAACGcttacttttgttttggtttaaaaacaggctcattgatcacgtgagtgaaaacacctTAATTACTGAAATAATTGAAGTGCACGTGTAGTCTAGTGTGGCAGGCACGCACAGTGCCAAAATATCAACTTCAAATTCCTAAAATTAAGGTTTGGAAGTCAACACAACTGGCCTACAAACAATAAATCGTTTATTTTCAATCCTTAGTGACTTAAAGACCGATACTTTTTCCAGATATTTCGCTCATATCCTCTTACAACGTAAACAAGACGGAATAATGGCGCACGTATTCATGAGAATGCAAATATATGTATTTCCGAGACGCATCGACATTTGCCCCGTTTACGAATCCGGTTTTTGTCGTTAGCCCTTATCGCATTTGTGTCTGCACATCAAACGGTCAGCGGAAATATAGTTTCAAGACGAGGCTATCGGGTCGGAGTTTCTCAAGGAACACACCATTTCTGACCATGTAATTCCTGAATCTGCCTTTTTCTCTGCGGAGGAAAAGGTCCAAATTCTTAGCGGTAAATGTCCAGGTATCACGAAAGGAAGACTGAAAGTGTGGCTGTCATTTCGGAAAGGAACTGCAAGAGATGGAAGTGCTTCGTCCGACGGTACGAAAGCCGTACTGCTTCAAAGGTACGTACGCTTCGCCTCGTTATTATAATATTTGTCATCGGGCGTTCACTTATGTTTCGATGTACTCTCTTAACCTCATATGTTTACCATATGTTAATCTCAGatcgttttaattttttagggTTATAAGTTATATAAAAAACGGCTGGGAAAATAATTGGATAGATAAGTGGTCCCACCTGACAACAACCTCTCAAGACGTAACTTCCGAACGAAGCAGCACGAATCAACACTACGAGTTTCCAGGATCAGCAGCATGGGTCCCGTTAATCCAAGCTAAAAATGACTTCCCATCGTTCAGTATTCAAGACATTGTGACGTATTTCATTGAACGGAAAGCAAACGATAAATAGGCTAACAACGACTATAAAAACGTCAACAACAAGGCATTCGGATTATTCAAACACGGACATGTCCAAAAAATCGAATTCGCCAAAGATGTTGATAAAACCCATGTGAAATGCGAGTGTCTGCCAGAAATGAAGAAGAACATCAAACACCAGGTCAAATTGTCGATCACGAATTCAGGAGAAATAGTATTTGCAAGCTGTCCATGTCCAGCTGGAAAGGGCCCCCTTGCATCATGCAAGCATACAG carries:
- the LOC141876749 gene encoding protein phosphatase 1 regulatory subunit 3B-like, translating into MGKKKRVTFADLLGFSLVSVVEIDARKEDPEKRLYRCLRKQRGNTASKTRYLTCLFEQPEKRDDFLDRVRQEYVCLESVVCDHFIVRGFVRVLNVSYSKVITIHYTTDEWKTIRQLEANHLCTSNDGTTDTFFFCVQFGSPCHEKCKMEFALCYAVDGREYWDNNHRKNYLICCSSEE